The following coding sequences lie in one Arachis stenosperma cultivar V10309 chromosome 5, arast.V10309.gnm1.PFL2, whole genome shotgun sequence genomic window:
- the LOC130982565 gene encoding uncharacterized protein LOC130982565 translates to MAALSFGMATTAWNHGTNTHTHTRPRTHTRTPTIRCIGWDPEGILGPPQTGHIARLEFKRRLERDADAREAFDRQVREEKQRRQELRQSRIPPDNPQELIEYLLDTEAQDIEFEIARMRPRLNEEFFSQLKSELGQLRFAVNKTEATEDRLIELEALEKAIQEGIDAYDKMQGELIKARESLTKILTSKDVKATLLQMVESSEINRSLLALLDENIADAHRSNQKQAAEYMEKLRGALLKYITV, encoded by the exons ATGGCAGCCCTTAGCTTTGGCATGGCCACCACTGCTTGGAATCATGGCACTAATACTCATACTCATACTCGTCCTCGAACTCATACTCGCACGCCCACAATTCGATGTATTGGCTGG GACCCTGAAGGCATCCTTGGGCCACCGCAAACTGGCCACATAGCCAGACTGGAGTTCAAGAGGCGCCTCGAGAGAGATGCCGACGCTCGCGAAGCATTTGACCGTCAGGTCCGTGAAGAGAAACAGCGTCGCCAAGAACTTCGTCAG TCTCGCATTCCTCCTGACAATCCACAAGAGCTAATTGAATACTTACTTGACACGGAAGCTCAGGACATTGAATTCGAGATTGCAAGAATGAGACCCCG ATTGAACGAAGAATTCTTTTCGCAACTTAAATCGGAGTTAGGACAGCTTCGATTCGCTGTTAACAAAACTGAG GCCACAGAGGACAGGTTGATTGAGCTGGAGGCTCTGGAGAAAGCCATTCAGGAAGGAATAG ATGCATATGATAAGATGCAAGGTGAGCTTATAAAAGCCAGAGAAAGCCTAACCAAAATTTTGACTTCTAAGGATGTCAAAGCAACT TTGCTGCAGATGGTTGAGAGCAGTGAAATTAACAGATCTCTGTTGGCACTTCTTGATGAAAACATAGCCGATGCACATAGGAGTAACCAA AAACAAGCTGCAGAATATATGGAGAAGCTTCGCGGGGCTCTACTCAAGTACATTACAGTTTAG